The DNA window GCGAGGACGGTGATGAGCAACAAGAGCGTGTACCGCGGCGACTCCTCGTAGAGCTCGCCGTTGAACACCCAGACGACGAAGGTCGCGGCGGCGAGCTTGACCAGTAGGAACGGCCAGGCGTCGCCGGTGACCGCGAGCACCGACTCGGGCAGCACCCGGCCGGTCACGTTCACGACCAGCTCGTTGACGACGTGTTTCGGGACGAGGTTCGGCGTCCCCGTCAGCGCCGGCATCCAGTCGAGCCCGATCACGTTCGCGACCCCGTCGATCGCGTGCCCCCAGATGATCACGAGGCCGACGAGCCCCGTCCCGCGGTTGATCGAGGGCTCGAACCGCTCGATCAGCTTCCACGTGACCGCCGCCGCCGCGCTGGCGATCAGGAGTATCGACCCGATCACCTGCGGGTAGAAGGTCACGTAGTCGGTAGCGGCCGCGAGGTACGCCAGGTAGCCGACCGACAGCGCGAGTGCCAGCGAACCGGCTCCGAACAGCGGCGGGGCGTAGTCGTCGACGATCCCGCGGTCCTCGAGCGCGTAGGCGGCCATCACGCAGAGCAGCGTCACCCCGAAGACCGTGAAGTAGATGAACGGGCTGATGATGAGGGCACTCCAGGGGAAGGGGATCAGGGGATCGACGCCGGCCC is part of the Halorubrum aethiopicum genome and encodes:
- a CDS encoding DUF63 family protein translates to MSARFEDRLGLSAERAWATAVAAVSAVLVVGSVLLPRVVYDRFLWRYFWGPVAADGQVAQCAVRPADGGTELLTSAAACADAVAAGEVVAYPGYTTVSTVSYIVVLLAMLIGVVFLLRRLDIATEFRFFYALFPFMLFGGALRTVEDAGIAAIRAGVDPLIPFPWSALIISPFIYFTVFGVTLLCVMAAYALEDRGIVDDYAPPLFGAGSLALALSVGYLAYLAAATDYVTFYPQVIGSILLIASAAAAVTWKLIERFEPSINRGTGLVGLVIIWGHAIDGVANVIGLDWMPALTGTPNLVPKHVVNELVVNVTGRVLPESVLAVTGDAWPFLLVKLAAATFVVWVFNGELYEESPRYTLLLLITVLAVGLGPGTRDMLRATFGV